The following are encoded together in the Sparus aurata chromosome 1, fSpaAur1.1, whole genome shotgun sequence genome:
- the prr36a gene encoding uncharacterized protein prr36a, protein MKPDGVTMETSEPTEAAAVAEPSSLQENISEQAQSQPQEAANDAPPGAAPKANGKPLAADPKTRPKAGATKTQAKSAGSSGSNSRPGTASHRTVNDVKSNNVSVTAVKKTTTTTKSAAAGAIPKRPTGATAASSTVKNLTRVPDKKPVGTARTTSIAAATATNGTRPTTMNGTAKKRPGAETVNVARPKPTATTSRPVASTAPKPSSSTMTKAGAAAVSKTTRPATAPSTSRPATTTSRPATVTTKPSTTAAAKTAASRVATASSTGRTTATQPLKAAAAVKKDVSRPPSAAVAKKPTTATTSAATRKPEPSKPTGTAKTNSSSKWSATAKTADPKVTQSKTQPPGKPTSTKKPVAAVRFLASNKLPLSRTPPASPASKPANSTTPQAKRGTKPTQAVSPFTTTKKTGATNATAQSAAGAAVAAATAATVLAATESIPSLAASAPDEVSPPVLAQDITPDVVPQETAQSLVAASSPPKSPVRTAIPQTSQMHTQLESTAPILTTQDQMPVPAETTLPLVASRPDVNEEPVYLLTEQIPSTSKELEAAANAIPQIVPTTNLNEEEDEEEREGSQLVSVSEMSGTTQPTEESRPGSAGPVGGSAWRAGGALLSELDSEEVSGSQQGASELSAPGVLEGTESMDDLGDGSLKGAIDIEGASAGSPDFEKVPDIPVNDFDEDEDEDDDDDRVCDMDVGSERTDEPQRLRHDNDVDDEEDEDVEMASEGVTESGLESYGNADEDDFAEDERLDNLNRVVQPPPPPPLLPSAPAAQWDQPNPFCDPWAEPLQPQQVDMPIQDAGAAAASPVADLWQADSETPTQTPAQAWLELGSGAFAPENQEVPHHSNDKHETQMYMDQTNTVLMHTLAPAPLSAPGMSLSSTLSSETSTPEDLGDYNRDGKFQPQATVLSPQPDLDYQDLGIHLERGDAEGEEEEEAEAEAETLPADEVLGGPATAPTSNPSSSTSVTEDEASDTEGEAQLDDSLEGPAISHITFDSQPAAQRLLSTVEEGEEADMEELQGVAGEDTTPPSATSLASYGFDTMTTASNSNAQSTGESCIKSPGIFSLEELPEETKEPCLIPQPHTQPCLAEQQYIDCGKQEEENVREEVLGPDEALDPLSTPSPFQQTEENPDDIQPPYYSAICEKTENSFAGFTALPQPHRRDHAAYPRTYCDIVKPHCTTGTPPKLTCADLPPRSFGQQALSPQLRRLEQHQRQLLEMQQRREQQSRPLEEAEQERKRREEEEQRKKKEEAEEEIKRNKEEMERHEREEAAKKEEEEKSKEEELKQRRDLELQLQQQQEELKQRQQIMQWQQELQQSNKSQTVLLSPSSGLCTIYEALENSDEEDSEDEEGIKELNPSKEEPSQQMSNEEIDDDCEKVTSDEDKLQDSSPSTETLPPLPDSPQTPNSCSPCPPESPERPPPLDLDWGKKVDIVQQLINQTLLLNRDGCSSLLLLPGGAGGTLSPLESSLWPSLLPPLTPPSATVTSVSSFSPEATGSSPQGEWTVVELETHH, encoded by the exons ATGAAACCGGATGGGGTTACCATGGAAACCTCGGAGCCCACTGAAGCCGCAGCAGTAGCAGAGCCCTCGTCATTGCAGGAGAACATATCGGAGCAAGCCCAATCACAGCCACAGGAGGCTGCGAACGATGCACCACCCGGGGCTGCACCGAAGGCCAATGGCAAACCGTTGGCAGCAGACCCCAAAACCAGACCAAAAGCTGGTGCAACTAAAACGCAGGCCAAATCTGCAGGGTCCTCCGGATCCAACTCACGTCCAGGTACTGCCTCTCACCGCACGGTGAATGACGTCAAATCaaacaatgtttctgtgactgCAGTCAAGAAAACTACAACGACCACAAAATCAGCAGCAGCGGGGGCTATACCTAAAAGACCAACGGGTGCAACAGCAGCTTCCTCCACAGTCAAGAACCTAACACGAGTGCCTGACAAGAAGCCTGTTGGAACGGCCAGGACTACCTCCATTGCTGCTGCCACAGCAACAAATGGTACTAGACCAACAACAATGAATGGCACTGCTAAGAAGAGACCAGGGGCTGAGACTGTTAATGTAGCAAGACCCAAACCCACAG CTACTACCAGCCGTCCAGTGGCTTCCACTGCCCCAAAACCCAGCTCTTCTACCATGACTAAAGCTGGTGCTGCTGCGGTTTCAAAGACCACCAG GCCTGCTACAGCTCCTTCAACATCTCGACCTGCAACCACAACATCCAGGCCTGCAACAGTTACAACCAAGCCCTCCACCACTGCAGCTGCCAAAACAGCTGCTTCCAGAGTCGCCACAGCATCCTCTACTGGCAGGACCACAGCAACACAGCCtctcaaagctgctgctgctgttaagaAAG ATGTGAGTCGACCACCTTCTGCTGCAGTGGCTAAGAAACCTACAACAGCTACAACATCCGCAGCGACCAGAAAACCTGAACCGTCTAAACCTACAGGCACCGCAAAGACCAACTCTTCCTCCAAATGGTCTGCAACAGCAAAGACAGCAGACCCCAAGGTGacacagtccaaaactcaacCACCAGGGAAACCCACTAGCACAAAGAAACCTGTAGCTGCTGTTCGGTTCCTTGCCTCGAACAAACTACCCCTTAGCCGAACCCCACCTGCATCTCCAGCCAGCAAACCTGCAAACAGCACCACCCCTCAGGCAAAACGTGGCACCAAACCCACTCAGGCTGTCTCACCTTTCACTACGACCAAGAAGACAGGGGCTACCAATGCGACCGCACAGAGTGCTGCTGGTGCAGCGGTAGCAGCTGCCACAGCAGCAACTGTGTTGGCAGCTACAGAGTCTATACCATCCCTTGCTGCCTCTGCACCAGACGAGGTCTCTCCCCCAGTCTTGGCCCAGGATATCACACCGGATGTGGTACCTCAAGAGACTGCTCAAAGCCTTgtagctgcctcctctcctccaaaAAGCCCCGTCAGGACAGCCATCCCACAAACATCTCAGATGCACACGCAGCTAGAAAGCACTGCTCCCATCCTAACAACGCAGGACCAGATGCCtgtcccagctgaaactacattACCACTGGTGGCCTCCCGTCCTGATGTAAATGAAGAGCCTGTTTACCTGTTAACTGAACAAATCCCCTCTACATCTAAAGAGTTGGAGGCAGCAGCAAATGCCATCCCTCAGATAGTTCCTACCACCAATttaaatgaggaggaggatgaagaggagagagagggtaGTCAGTTGGTATCGGTGTCCGAAATGAGCGGAACCACACAGCCCACAGAGGAGTCTCGTCCTGGATCGGCTGGACCTGTAGGAGGGTCTGCTTGGAGGGCCGGTGGAGCCTTGCTTTCTGAGCTGGACTCTGAGGAAGTAAGTGGCAGCCAGCAGGGTGCATCTGAACTTAGCGCCCCCGGTGTCTTAGAGGGCACAGAGAGCATGGATGATCTGGGAGACGGCAGTCTGAAAGGAGCCATCGACATAGAAGGTGCCTCAGCAGGTTCACCAGACTTTGAGAAGGTTCCCGACATACCGGTTAATGACTTTGATGAGGacgaagatgaagatgatgacgaTGATCGGGTGTGTGACATGGATGTTGGCTCAGAGCGGACAGATGAGCCGCAGAGACTCAGGCACGACAATGATGTGGAcgatgaggaagatgaagatgtagaGATGGCAAGTGAGGGGGTGACGGAGAGTGGGCTGGAAAGCTATGGAAATGCAGACGAGGATGACTTTGCTGAGGATGAAAGGCTGGACAACTTGAACAGAGTGGTCCAGCcgccacctccccctcctctgctgCCATCCGCCCCAGCCGCTCAGTGGGACCAACCAAACCCCTTCTGTGATCCCTGGGCAGAACCTCTGCAGCCACAGCAGGTTGATATGCCCATACAGGATgcaggagcagctgcagcaagCCCTGTGGCAGACCTCTGGCAAGCAGACTCTGAGACCCCAACTCAGACTCCAGCCCAAGCCTGGCTAGAACTCGGCTCTGGGGCATTTGCTCCTGAAAACCAAGAGGTTCCCCATCATTCTAATGACAAACATGAAACCCAAATGTACATGGATCAGACCAACACAGTCCTAATGCACACCCTGGCCCCAGCTCCCCTCTCTGCCCCTGGAATGTCTCTGTCAAGCACCCTGAGCAGTGAGACAAGCACACCAGAGGACCTCGGCGACTACAATCGAGACGGGAAGTTCCAGCCTCAAGCCACTGTGCTTTCCCCACAGCCTGACCTGGACTACCAGGACCTTGGCATTCACTTGGAGAGAGGAGATgcggagggagaggaggaggaggaggctgaggcagaggcagagaccCTGCCAGCTGATGAAGTTCTGGGGGGCCCTGCAACTGCCCCCACTTCCAACCCCTCGTCCTCAACCTCCGTAACGGAGGACGAGGCCAGCGACACAGAGGGAGAAGCTCAGTTGGACGATTCTTTGGAGGGTCCAGCGATCAGCCACATAACCTTCGACAGCCAGCCTGCAGCCCAGCGCCTCCTGTCCACTgtggaagaaggagaggaggcagacatggaggagctgcagggcGTTGCTGGTGAAGACACCACCCCACCTTCGGCGACATCATTGGCATCTTATGGCTTTGACACCATGACCACTGCTTCAAACTCCAATGCCCAGTCCACGGGAGAGAGCTGCATCAAAAGCCCTGGCATTTTCTCCCTGGAGGAGCTTCCTGAAGAGACCAAGGAGCCATGTCTGATCCCGCAGCCTCATACCCAGCCATGCCTCGCAGAGCAGCAGTACATCGACTGCGGGAAGCAGGAAGAAGAGAATGTCAGGGAGGAAGTGCTGGGGCCAGACGAAGCCTTGGATCCTTTGTCAACTCCCAGCCCTTTCCAGCAAACAGAGGAAAACCCTGATGACATCCAGCCTCCCTACTATTCTGCTATCTGTGAAAAGACTGAGAACTCTTTTGCAG GCTTCACTGCACTACCGCAACCTCACCGCCGCGATCATGCAGCGTACCCCAGAACCTACTGTGACATCGTCAAACCTCACTGTACCACGGGCACCCCCCCAAAGCTCACCTGCGCCGACCTCCCCCCCAGGAGCTTCGGGCAGCAGGCGCTGAGCCCACAGCTCCGCAGGCTGGAGCAACACCAGAGGCAGCTGCTGGAGATGCAGCAGCGCAGGGAGCAGCAGAGCCGTCCGCTGGAGGAGGcggagcaggagaggaagaggagggaggaggaggaacagaggaagaagaaagaggaagctgaagaagaaataaagaggaataaagaggagatggagaggcaCGAGCGGGAAGAGGCAGcaaagaaggaagaagaggaaaagtcaaaagaggaggagctgaagcagaggagagacctcgagctgcagctgcagcagcaacaagaagAACTGAAGCAAAGACAGCAAATCATGCAGTGGCAACAAGAGCTGCAGCAGTCTAATAAAAGTCAGACTGTCCTGCTGTCCCCTTCCTCTGGCCTCTGCACCATTTATGAAGCGCTGGAGAATAGTGATGAAGAGGACAGTGAAGATGAAGAAGGGATAAAGGAGCTGAACCCTAGTAAAGAGGAGCCCAGTCAACAGATGTCAAATGAAGAGATCGACGATGACTGTGAAAAGGTGACATCAGATGAAGACAAACTTCAAGACTCGTCACCATCCACAGAaaccctccctcctctcccagACTCCCCTCAGACACCAAACAGCTGCTCCCCTtgtcctcctgagtctcctgaGCGCCCCCCACCTCTGGACCTGGACTGGGGGAAGAAGGTGGACATTGTCCAGCAGCTCATCAATCAGACCCTGCTGCTGAACAGAGATGGCTgctcctccctgctgctgctgccggggGGTGCAGGAGGAACCCTGAGCCCCCTGGAGAGCAGCCTGTGGCCCAGTCTGCTGCCTCCACTCACCCCTCCCTCTGCCACCGTCACCTCAGTCAGTAGTTTCTCCCCAGAGGCCACTGGGAGCTCCCCACAGGGAGAGTGGACAGTGGTGGAGCTGGAGACACATCACTGA
- the c1h19orf67 gene encoding UPF0575 protein C19orf67 homolog, producing the protein MTEVEDMSCEELDCMDSLQNAGQGEVEESLLLLANVALAPPCGDEAACACDSEACSSVVEGSLQSMQLQLQFLMSKADDLQDCLVSGQGHLEKEALASAVPEFIYTCQPFFNHLESTARCTVSQLTLPFDMYTQLLDLSQQLCDRLQQLVITYASYNVLCLDETEPNSVSHFCIGQFHLGPLRLTTFLYCKPTPYLARVDTGIYKCMRWNVDRLGDEQQADVERGGESETETVGDTEFYFLCCEDIPITEADDKSQDVPHCSVVRLWSIGQWVQVKPDPESEDIYDWVLCDIPQASYERLLLLGSDEPSSCKATDFLQQLLLSQQTE; encoded by the exons ATGACAGAGGTTGAGGACATGAGCTGCGAGGAGTTAGACTGTATGGACAGTCTTCAAAACGCCGGGCAAGGAG aggtggaggagtcACTATTGCTGTTGGCCAACGTTGCTCTGGCGCCACCCTGTGGTGATGAGGCGGCCTGCGCTTGTGACTCTGAGGcctgcagctctgtggtggAGGGGAGCCTCCAGTCCATGCAACTGCAGCTCCAGTTCCTCATGAGCAAAGCAGATGACTTACAGGACTGTCTCGTCAGTGG acAGGGGCATCTAGAGAAGGAGGCTCTTGCTTCTGCAGTACCAGAGTTCATCTATACCTGTCAGCCTTTCTTTAACCATCTGGAGTCTACAGCAAGGTGCACAGTGTCTCAGCTCACCTTGCCATTTGACATGTACACACAG CTGTTGGAtctctctcagcagctgtgTGACAGGTTGCAGCAGCTGGTGATAACCTACGCCAGCTACAACGTCCTCTGTTTGGACGAGACAGAGCCtaacag tgTCTCTCACTTCTGCATCGGTCAGTTTCATCTCGGACCACTGAGGCTGACCACGTTCCTCTACTGTAAGCCGACGCCCTACCTGGCCCGGGTCGACACCGGCATTTACAAATGCATGCGCTGGAACGTAGACAGACTCGGAGACGAGCAGCAGGCGGATGTAGAGCGGGGTGGAGAGAGTGAGACGGAAACAGTCGGCGACACAGAGTT TTACTTCTTGTGCTGCGAAGATATTCCCATCACAGAGGCTGATGACAAAAGCCAAGATGTCCCTCACTGTAGCGTGGTGAGGCTGTGGTCCATCGGTCAATGGGTGCAGGTGAAACCTGACCCCGAATCAGAGGACATCTATGACTG GGTCCTGTGTGACATTCCTCAGGCCAGCTATGAGAGGCTGTTATTACTGGGCAGCGATGAGCCATCGAGCTGCAAGGCCACAGacttcctgcagcagctgctgttgtCACAGCAGACTGAGTGA